A part of Octopus sinensis unplaced genomic scaffold, ASM634580v1 Contig12956, whole genome shotgun sequence genomic DNA contains:
- the LOC115229533 gene encoding LOW QUALITY PROTEIN: cyclin-dependent kinase 11B-like (The sequence of the model RefSeq protein was modified relative to this genomic sequence to represent the inferred CDS: substituted 1 base at 1 genomic stop codon), translating to MSKFKILLENGEVSEADSESNKNELDYKISLKTESEKRGQNDFSAELLARKVIRAKQMRIERRGFFRDIPLSENSESETEIEKKEEGDNSEDSPEEIVAEEIVAEEIAVPQKKFPEKKLASYFPAIQGCRFVEEYENLSRVEEGSYGVVFQARDKTTGELVALKRLKMENEKDGFPITSLREVSTLLKAPHENIVGVREIVVGSHMDRIYVVMDFVQSDLKSLIEARKSPFRIGEVKCILRQLLTAVAHLHDNWILHRDIKTSNILITDRGVLKLGDFGSAREYGSPLKNYTPVIVTLWYRSPELLLGIKVCVCFLFKKYSTKVDVWSVGCVFAELLLMRPLWTSRSEIDQLHAIFKVVLIKXLKDLGSPNEKIWPGFTELEGVKMIKIPDYRYNSLRNRFGNYLTVNGFNLLNSFFRYSPEKRISAQDALTHDYFTDEPRPVHPSMMQVLSFTPLENLLLRNNNSGDSIPENFGNLGHLQNLFDEITQMPAPKSRWRENIAARKAELEALTGHILNVSNGVKGKTPPLVRTLLRRGRAAKWDLNELRRVRAEREELILVYQKKLSTHESRCQRRRENNLFEFNRRVFYRRLHGETKEGTQQKAEMLDTWGSM from the exons ATGTCGAAATTCAAGATtttattagaaaatggagaagtatcCGAGGCAGACTCTGAATCCAATAAGAACGAACTAGACTATAAAATCTCATTAAAAACCGAATCAGAGAAACGCGGACAAAATGACTTttctgcagaattgttagcaaggaAGGTAATCCGTGCCAAGCAAATGAGGATTGAGCGTCGTGGATTTTTCCGTGACATTCCTTTGTCTGAAAACTCAGAGAGCGAGACTGAAATTG aaaaaaaggaagagggcGACAACAGCGAGGACAGTCCCGAAGAGATTGTTGCTGAAGAGATTGTTGCCGAAGAGATTGCTGTCCCTCAAAAAAAATTCCCAGAAAAAAAACTCGCGTCGTATTTCCCGGCAATTCAGGGGTGTCGGTTTGTGGAAGAGTATGAAAACCTGTCTCGGGTGGAGGAGGGGAGTTACGGAGTGGTCTTCCAGGCACGTGACAAAACCACGGGCGAGTTGGTGGCTTTGAAGCGACTCAAGATGGAGAATGAAAAGGATGGATTTCCGATAACCTCTCTTCGTGAGGTATCTACTTTGTTGAAAGCCCCCCACGAGAACATTGTGGGAGTGCGGGAAATTGTGGTGGGGTCACATATGGATCGAATATACGTGGTTATGGATTTCGTCCAAAGTGACCTAAAGTCGCTAATCGAGGCTCGCAAGTCACCCTTTAGGATTGGAGAAGTCAAGTGCATTTTAAGGCAACTGCTTACCGCCGTGGCCCACCTGCACGATAACTGGATCCTCCACCGGGACATTAAGACTTCAAACATACTCATCACTGACCGGGGGGTCCTCAAGTTGGGTGACTTTGGTTCCGCCCGAGAATATGGTTCTCCCCTTAAGAACTACACGCCAGTCATTGTGACTCTGTGGTATCGGTCTCCCGAGTTGTTGTTGGGGAtcaaggtatgtgtgtgttttttattcaAGAAATATTCGACAAAGGTTGATGTGTGGTCTGTTGGTTGTGTGTTTGCTGAATTGCTGCTCATGAGACCCCTCTGGACCTCCAGGTCGGAGATTGATCAACTTCACGCAATCTTTAAGGTTGTATTGATCAAGTAGTTGAAGGACCTTGGCTCTCCGAACGAGAAGATTTGGCCGGGGTTCACCGAGTTGGAAGGAGTGAAGATGATTAAAATTCCGGACTATCGCTATAACTCATTGCGGAACAGGTTTGGGAACTACCTTACTGTGAATGGATTCAATTTGCTCAATTCTTTTTTTCGCTATTCTCCAGAAAAACGTATTTCCGCTCAGGATGCTCTTACTCATGATTACTTCACTGATGAGCCTCGCCCTGTCCACCCTTCGATGATGCAG GTGCTGAGTTTTACTCCGCTGGAAAACTTGCTTTTGAGGAACAACAACAGTGGCGATTCAATTCCAGAAAATTTTGGAAATCTTGGACATTTACAG AATCTTTTTGATGAAATCACCCAGATGCCTGCCCCAAAGAGTAGATGGAGAGAAAACATTGCCGCAAGGAAAGCCGAGCTGGAAGCGCTGACTGGGCACATTCTGAATGTGAGCAATGGGGTCAAGGGCAAGACTCCCCCCTTGGTGCGTACTTTACTTCGTCGGGGACGAGCTGCCAAATGGGACCTCAACGAGTTGAGGCGTGTCCGGGCAGAGAGGGAGGAGCTGATTCTCGTTTATCAGAAGAAGCTCTCAACTCATGAGTCTCGGTGTCAGCGCAGGCGGGAGAACAACCTGTTTGAATTTAATCGCAGGGTGTTCTATCGTCGGTTACACGGAGAGACGAAGGAGGGTACCCAGCAAAAGGCCGAAATGCTTGACACATGGGGGAGTATGTGA